A window from Macaca nemestrina isolate mMacNem1 chromosome 8, mMacNem.hap1, whole genome shotgun sequence encodes these proteins:
- the LOC105476530 gene encoding tissue-type plasminogen activator, with amino-acid sequence MNAMKRGLCCVLLLCGAAFASPSQEIHARFRRGARSYQVICRDEKTQMIYQQHQSWLRPMLRSNRVEYCWCNSGRAQCHSVPVKSCSEPRCFNGGTCQQALYFSDFVCQCPEGFAGKHCEIDTRATCYEDQGISYRGTWSTAESGAECTNWNSSALAQKPYSGRRPDAIRLGLGNHNYCRNPDRDSKPWCYVFKAGKYSSEFCSTPACSEGNSDCYLGNGLAYRGTHSLTASGASCLPWNSMMLIGKVYTAQNPNAQALGLGKHNYCRNPDGDAKPWCHVLKNRRLTWEYCDVPSCSTCGLRQYSQPQFRIKGGLFADIASHPWQAAIFAKHRRLPGERFLCGGILISSCWILSAAHCFQERFPPHHLTVILGRTYRVVPGEEEQKFEVEKYIVHKEFDDDTYDNDIALLQLKSDSSHCAQESSVVRTVCLPPADLQLPDWTECELSGYGKHEALSPFYSERLKEAHVRLYPSSRCTSQHLLNRTVTHNMLCAGDTRSGGPQANLHDACQGDSGGPLVCLNGGRMTLVGIISWGLGCGQKDVPGVYTKVTNYLDWIQDNMQP; translated from the exons ATGAATGCAATGAAGAGAGGGCTCTGCTGTGTGCTGCTGTTGTGTGGAGCAGCCTTTGCTTCGCCCAGCCAG GAAATCCACGCCCGATTTAGAAGAGGAGCCAGATCTTACCAAG TGATCTGCAGAGATGAGAAAACGCAGATGATATACCAGCAACATCAGTCATGGCTGCGCCCCATGCTCAGAAGCAACCGGGTGGAATACTGCTGGTGCAACAGTGGCAGGGCACAGTGCCACTCAGTGCCTGTCAAAA gttgcagcgagccaaggtgTTTCAATGGCGGCACCTGCCAGCAGGCCCTGTACTTCTCAGATTTCGTGTGCCAGTGCCCTGAAGGATTTGCTGGGAAGCACTGTGAAATAG ATACCAGGGCCACGTGCTACGAGGACCAGGGCATCAGCTACAGAGGCACATGGAGCACAGCAGAGAGCGGCGCCGAGTGCACCAACTGGAACAGCAGCGCGCTGGCCCAGAAGCCCTACAGCGGGCGCAGGCCTGACGCCATCAGGCTGGGCTTGGGGAACCACAACTACTGCAG AAACCCAGACCGAGACTCAAAGCCCTGGTGCTACGTCTTTAAGGCGGGGAAGTACAGTTCAGAGTTCTGCAGCACCCCCGCCTGCTCTGAGG GAAACAGTGACTGCTACCTTGGGAATGGGTTAGCCTACCGTGGCACCCACAGCCTCACCGCATCGGGTGCCTCCTGCCTCCCGTGGAATTCCATGATGCTGATAGGCAAGGTTTACACAGCACAGAACCCCAATGCCCAGGCACTGGGCCTGGGCAAACATAATTACTGCCG GAATCCTGATGGGGACGCCAAGCCCTGGTGCCACGTGCTGAAGAACCGCAGGCTGACATGGGAGTACTGTGATGTGCCCTCCTGCT CCACCTGCGGCCTGAGACAGTACAGCCAGCCTCAGTTTCGCATCAAAGGAGGGCTCTTCGCCGACATCGCCTCCCACCCCtggcaggctgccatctttgccaAGCACAGGAGGTTGCCGGGAGAGCGGTTCCTGTGCGGGGGCATACTCATCAGCTCCTGCTGGATTCTCTCCGCCGCCCACTGCTTCCAGGAGAG GTTTCCACCCCACCACCTGACGGTGATCTTGGGCAGAACATACCGGGTGGTCCCTGGTGAGGAAGAGCAGAAGTTTGAAGTAGAAAAATACATTGTCCATAAGGAATTCGATGATGACACTTACGACAATGACATTG cGCTACTGCAGCTGAAATCAGATTCGTCCCACTGTGCACAGGAGAGCAGCGTGGTCCGCACTGTGTGCCTCCCCCCGGCGGACCTGCAGCTGCCGGACTGGACTGAGTGTGAGCTCTCCGGCTACGGCAAACATGAGGCCT TGTCTCCTTTCTATTCGGAGCGGCTGAAGGAGGCTCATGTCAGACTGTACCCATCCAGCCGCTGCACATCACAACACTTACTTAACAGAACGGTCACCCACAACATGCTGTGTGCTGGAGACACTCGGAGCGGCGGGCCCCAGGCGAACCTGCACGACGCCTGCCAG GGTGATTCGGGAGGCCCCCTGGTGTGTCTGAATGGTGGCCGCATGACTTTGGTGGGCATCATCAGCTGGGGCCTGGGCTGTGGACAGAAGGATGTCCCAGGTGTGTACACCAAGGTCACCAACTACCTAGACTGGATTCAAGACAACATGCAACCGTGA